Proteins from a single region of Bacillota bacterium:
- a CDS encoding ABC transporter ATP-binding protein, with amino-acid sequence MEFQLTVHDLTLQYGRHSILDRLEFDITRGQRVALLGANGAGKTTLLRCISKALKPSGGTIFLDNRDLKNLSPRDLARSMAVVPQETGIDFDFTVEETVLMGRLPYLKRFAPKENRERSIARQAMSMTGVSHLAKRSITTLSGGEKQRVIIARALCQEPQILLLDEPTANLDLGYQHGLLELIAELNRKQGITVVAAIHDLNLAARFFDRMLLLSGGKILACGKAEEVIAPGLIKTAYGVDTFVYRHPLTGSMQVCVRNDTDGTGVRRSPIHVVGGGEEALPVLEYLRQTGCPLSVGPVTPEDSSHRFATFYGLPLIEVPPFSPISDRAHRAHLQLIKNAALTVVPPIPFGIGNLRNLEAVETALEQGCPVAVLDRATDKLWDFTDGEAVLLLKRLIGKGAYLLQNVEQIVMLLGKEQPSVE; translated from the coding sequence TTGGAATTTCAACTGACTGTTCATGATCTGACCTTGCAATACGGCCGTCATTCCATCCTGGACCGGCTGGAATTCGACATTACCCGAGGGCAACGAGTGGCCCTCCTGGGTGCCAACGGTGCCGGAAAAACCACCCTTCTGCGCTGTATCAGCAAGGCCCTGAAACCCTCCGGCGGCACGATCTTTCTTGACAACCGGGATCTGAAAAACCTCTCTCCCCGCGATCTGGCCCGAAGCATGGCTGTGGTACCCCAGGAAACGGGCATAGATTTCGATTTCACGGTGGAGGAAACGGTACTGATGGGCCGACTGCCCTACCTGAAACGCTTTGCACCGAAAGAAAACAGAGAAAGATCCATTGCCCGCCAGGCCATGTCCATGACGGGGGTGAGCCACCTGGCCAAACGCTCCATCACCACCCTGAGCGGGGGAGAAAAGCAGAGGGTGATCATCGCCCGCGCTCTCTGCCAGGAACCGCAAATCCTGCTTCTTGATGAACCCACTGCCAATCTTGATCTGGGTTACCAGCATGGCTTGTTGGAGTTGATTGCCGAATTGAACAGGAAACAGGGGATCACCGTCGTTGCCGCCATCCACGATCTGAACCTGGCAGCCCGCTTTTTCGACCGGATGCTCCTGCTGTCCGGGGGAAAGATCCTGGCCTGCGGAAAGGCCGAAGAGGTCATCGCCCCCGGCCTGATCAAAACGGCCTACGGGGTGGATACCTTTGTTTACCGCCATCCCCTGACAGGATCAATGCAGGTCTGTGTGCGAAATGATACAGATGGCACCGGGGTTCGCCGCTCTCCGATCCATGTTGTAGGCGGTGGTGAAGAGGCACTGCCGGTGCTGGAATATCTGCGTCAAACAGGATGCCCGCTCTCGGTCGGTCCGGTAACACCGGAAGACAGCAGCCACCGCTTTGCCACCTTTTACGGCCTGCCCCTGATCGAAGTGCCGCCATTTTCGCCGATCTCCGACCGGGCTCACCGGGCACATCTGCAGCTGATAAAAAATGCTGCTCTCACCGTGGTCCCCCCCATTCCCTTCGGGATTGGAAACCTTCGCAACCTTGAAGCAGTTGAAACCGCCCTGGAACAGGGCTGCCCGGTCGCCGTCCTCGATCGCGCAACAGATAAATTGTGGGATTTTACCGACGGGGAAGCAGTACTCCTTCTGAAACGATTGATCGGCAAAGGAGCTTATCTATTACAGAACGTGGAGCAGATCGTTATGCTGCTGGGAAAGGAGCAACCATCGGTTGAATAG
- the cobU gene encoding bifunctional adenosylcobinamide kinase/adenosylcobinamide-phosphate guanylyltransferase, producing MNRGKLILVTGGARSGKSTFAERYASESGKQVVFLATAEAKDAEMRLRVEKHRLQRPRDFRTVEDPLHPERVIAGGSADNFFLIDCLTLLLNNHLLRVLEGEENPSPQKQAEVSATLLDYMNSLSEHLLNSPSDVLVVTNEVGAGIVPEHLLGRLFRDLAGKSNQIVAARADEVWFTICGIARRFK from the coding sequence TTGAATAGGGGAAAATTGATTCTGGTTACGGGCGGCGCCCGCAGCGGGAAAAGCACTTTCGCCGAACGCTACGCCTCTGAAAGCGGCAAGCAGGTGGTCTTTCTGGCCACCGCCGAGGCCAAGGATGCGGAGATGCGGCTCCGGGTTGAAAAACACCGTCTGCAACGCCCCCGGGATTTCCGGACCGTGGAAGACCCCCTGCATCCGGAACGCGTTATTGCTGGTGGATCGGCAGATAATTTTTTTCTGATAGATTGTCTGACCCTGCTGTTGAACAACCACCTGTTGCGAGTCCTGGAGGGTGAGGAAAACCCTTCCCCGCAGAAACAGGCGGAGGTGTCCGCCACCTTGCTGGATTACATGAATAGCCTGTCAGAACACTTGTTGAACTCCCCTTCGGATGTTCTGGTGGTCACCAACGAAGTTGGGGCAGGGATCGTACCCGAACACCTTCTGGGCCGCCTCTTCCGTGATCTGGCCGGCAAATCCAACCAGATAGTGGCTGCACGCGCGGACGAAGTATGGTTCACAATCTGTGGCATTGCCAGGAGATTCAAATAA